The segment TCAGTAAGCATATCCTCGCCTGTTCTCCCTAAtttagtcttctctctttccccttattcctctctgccttttcttttatttcctctttcctcttttgcgtttcctttttcctggtttctccctattcctttttccttctgtagGAACTGGCACCAGCTTCTTGGCCcatctgcctttttttcctcctctgttgtATTTTGCCCCTGGGCCAGGTCTTTGAGGCCTTGTTTGTGTCTACATCCTTCTGAAAGCATCAGTTTGTCACCTGCAGACACAGTCGTGTGCTTCAGAGAATTTAGCCAGGAGGATGGTGATAGTGATAAATGAGGtcacagaaggaggaaaatgttgCAGATTTTCAGATCTACAGTATCAATTGGATATAACACCTAGCTAAGGTCCTTGGGTAGAAATGCTAGTTCAAAGTTCTCCTAAAAATAAGAGGAGATAATAAGCATGTGCATTTAAGTTCTTCCCTCAAGAGGAGgtgtttgcttttccttttaaggtGCAAGGCATCCTGGCCCCAAAATATCCCTGAACAGCCATTTATACCCCAGCTGGAGGGAGGAGATGTGCTCCACCCCACCTGGAGGGAAGGCAAGGACCATGGTAACTTCGAGTGCCTTCTCAGGGCTGCATGTCAGTCCTGCCACGCCCTTCCTCGGCTGCCGTGGGACTAGGGGACAAGGTTAACATGTCACCACACCCTTCTGCAGGTTACACAGAAGAGGACACCTCAGTGAGAATTAAGTGCAGGATGGGAGATTCATCTGCCCTTGTACATTTAGGGTCCCAGGTGGGGCTCAATAGCCTCACGGGAACAGGGATGGGGGATCTGCCAGGCTTTACAAAGGGCATAGACATAAACCGCGAAGAGTTAGCCCTGAAGCCAAATGGGATCAGTgtgattttcttctctaatgATTTTTAACAGCAGGAATTTGGATTACACGTGAACCACTTAAAGCCCAAAGGAGACGCTTGTTGATTATTTTCAAACTCTACTCACCTGGCACAGGCGCCAGCCCAAGCATTTCTCTAGTATCATTGTCCCTAAAACTGTCTTCTGTTGTGGTTGGCTgttgaagagagaaatgaaaacaaatagaagGTTGTTTGTGAGCAGTCCCTCCACTCTGCTTAAAAGTAAGTTAAGAGTTTCGGGATCTGCTCACTGCCATAATGAGGACGCAGAGGGGCACGGAGAGATTCTGTTTACATTGAGATGAAGAACCGGGAAGGGCTTTAGGGGTGTTCTAATCCAAACTTCTCATTTTGCAGCAGTGGTTTGTGAGTCTCAGAGAGGCCCAGTGATGCACCTAAAGATGACAGAGTTGAATGCAAAATcaggagcagagcccagggagcCCAATGACCTTCTGCAGATTCACTGTGGCCTGCGGAAGGCTCAGAGTGTAAGTCACCACTGGGTAAGGAAGAGCTGAGGATTGGTTCTACGTGTCCCTCAGTAATATTCACACCAAACCAGCCAGGACACTCAGGTTACCCAGTACCCAATTTATGGTCAGGGTGGTAATGTGGCAGCAGCAAGAATGGCCCTGGTGGGGTGGGGTCAGCACTGATAGGCCCATCAGAGGTGCTGAGCAAGACCGTGTGGAAGGGGAAAACCCTAGAAGGGTGTCTGTTTCACGAGGGCTTCAAGAATAAATAACCTTCTACAAAGCAGGCTGGGGGCTTTAGATCCTGGTGAAAAGGGGGTCCCACCTCTACATGCCTGTAAAGAACAAGTAACAGCTCTTCCTTCCCAACAAATGCTCAAAAAGCCCAGCCTTTCTCAGAGAATCGGTCCCCAACTTTGAATGCCCTTGATGTGTTTGCCACTCTATATGTAATTGAGGCACTTCAGGAAgcataaataaagtttttctaTTTAATCTGCATACTCTTCGAGGCTGGAGTCTGGAGCATGTCAGTGCTACTGCTCATTCCCGAGTCGAGGCGCGGAGACCAGGGTGCAGCCATCAGACACAATGGTTCGGTGGGGCCTGTATCAATGCTCGCACAGTAGTGTGTTAATGAGTGTTAAAACTGACGTCGCAAATACAGcgttctcaatttttaaaattacaactcTGAAACAATCATGCTgttaaaacaacaagaaatacCAGTTAAGCCCTCAAGTAGATAACACACAGCCTGTACAGATCACTGGTGTCCCAAAGTGCATAAcaaatcattttctttgaaatgaggTGAGAATTAGCAGGTAGTTCAATTGTTTGAGTAAgataagaagaaataacaaatccAAACATTGAATACCAATTACTACCTTAGGAGCTACAAATTGGCTCGGCATTACAACATGCCCCTCCTCAGTAGCAAACCCAGGAAATGTGGGGGTTTGGCAGAAAACACAAACCTATAACCAATATGCATCTATGCAATAAAGACATAGTGTCCCTTCCCAGCCAGCACTTTTAAAATGCTCATCACATATATTGTGAGAAAACCCTGGCCCATATATCTGTCCCAATGGCATTGAAAATAACAACTTTCAGATGCTGGGAGTGAAGCTGCTCTCAAGCTAACAGCTGGAAATAAGTGATCTGAAGCTTCTACTGTGTCCCCTTAAAGGAGGATTATGGGTCAGTCTGATAGCCTGGTGGCCAAAGATGTCACCTCATATTTATATTCTTAACTCcagaaacagagcagaaaatTAAGCTGACCCTCCCCAGTTAGCTTCAGGGACTAGAAGAAACTGCTACATAAGACGTTATTTAGCAAGGTCAATCAAAGCCCCATTGAGAGCATTTGTGAACTTCACACCGGGGTAGTACTCTGGGGGAGAGGAAGCTTATTTCTCCCTGGGTCACAGTTTAGTCTCCATCCGTTGTGAGAATTAACTCCAGTGTTCAAGCCAGCTGGGTTTCTGTCTCTCTTATCTGAAACCACACTTGGAAAACTTAATGCTATTAGGACATTCTCATGCTCAGAAATGAGTGAAATTCCAGATGAGCAAAGTAATATTTTATACAAGTCTATATATGTACAAAAGATGTTAAAAAGACAGTCTCTAAAGCACTTTGGGATTCCCCCAATGGAAGGCACCAGATAAATGCAAGTCATTaccaaaatgaaaagtcaagttTTCTGGCTTTCACATCTGCAAAGAGTAACCACAGGGGTGTCTCTTTTTTTGGTAGTAAAACCTGCTTGTTTAGAAAAATACTCATGAGAGTGACTGACTtattctgcctctttccttctttccacttttcaCAAACTTTAGGGTCAGTGACCACGGAAACCCTGCTCAGTGACCCAACGCCATCACCCTTGGCAAACTGAACAGTCCTCAAGTTTGTACCATCTCTGGCCTTCTGTGCAGCTGGGGATAATTTCATAAATTCGCTGTCTTCCAGCACTGGAAACATCAGCCAAAGCCAAGTGCTCCATGtgcaaattctgaaaaataaccCTGCTCTTCTGACTTAGTGGCTGGTGCCCCGAAGTCATCTCATCTTTCCAGATGCTTCTGAGAAACAGACATAGATGACAGACTATCAGGCACTAGGAGGtggctgcctccctgcctccaagaGGCTCCAGTTTAATGGAGGGATTTGAACTGAGGACTCAAGGGCATAAGTGACTAGTACATTCATACAACTAGTTGCCTGCTCTGTGGTAGCCATGGTAAGTACAAGTATACGAAGCCTGtgacaggccctcaccacacccCCGTGAAGTATGTATTAGCCTCAACAACTAAAACACAAAATGGACCTCTTTAGGGAAAGTCCAAGCCTTAAATAAAAAGCCTGCTTAACTCCACCCTGAGACTTCTGAATTCTACAGCCTTTCCAAGGACTGAACAATAATGGAAGCCAACCGGAAAACCATCTGAATTACCTAGAAGATACTGGAGAAGAATAATCTTCCAAAGTGGCCCAGGATTCCCTTCACAATGTGCTAGTTAactggagaagagaggggagagcatTTTGGAGAAGGCTAGAGTTCTTAACCTTCAACACAAGTTTAGAAGTTTAAAGGTCTTTTCAATAGCATTAAGCTTTTCAAGAAGTTTACAATTATCTAGGACATTTTATGAagtaacaatttttaattttctaagtctttcctttctcctgccctctTTCCATCCTCCCCCAAGAAAAGGcagttaaaacagaaataagaacgATAGTATTTGCATCCTGGGTAAGCCACACTGCCATCATGTACATCTGTATTTAGAGTACACACTTCCATACCACCAGGTTTCCAAGTCATACCAGGAACTCCAGGGCAATTAGAGCATCGCATGTAACATACTGTATCCTAGAAGCAAAATTATCTGAGTCAATTCTTCTTGGAAATAAAAGGGCTCTCATTTTATAAGCTTTCAGAGCAGGAAACAAGTCTCTAAGCTACTGCCCTTGCTAGCAACCCAACAACATTCACCTCAGGGAGACAATACAACATTAAACCTCTTAGTAGAGAAAGACAACATGACCTTATTCCTAAACatctctaaaaataaatgtttcaaaaacatGCTAATATCTAAGACATGGCAAAGTTTGGTCAAATGGCCTAGACCACGAGCCTTAGCCAGAAATAAATGTCTCTATGGTCACTCTAGGAAAGACAGAGGCCTGACTTTGAAGATCTTCAAGCAAAGTTTAACTGAAGCCTCTGTCCCTAATGTAtttattcttggaaaaaaatttcaatcttAACTACTTGTTTAACTGAGCAACATTCTCTAAAGAGCAACATTTACAAGATGAACATGAGCAGATGTCGTTCCAGAGGTGACCAGTGCACCCATGCAGGCCACAGAGCTGCAGATCATTCGTAAAACAACTCACAGACTTGCACTGGTCATGTGTGCTTAACTTCACCTTCTCTTTGTTTTGGTATTAAAACTGAACGAAAGCAATGGATAAAGAACTGAGATTTTGTTTTCACATGACTGTGAACAAAAATCTCCTCATATCCTTGCTAACCCCATAGATGTGTTTCCACTGGACAGACTTGTGGGGGCTTTTTATACAGAACTCATATGACAACCTCAGAAACAGGAGCACAGACAACTCATAGACAGTACTAGGCCACGAGCACTGGAATAGAGTACACAATGAACAGAAAAATTAGCATTCTGGATGGTACTCATCTGGCAGAAAGGTGAACATTTTACGCCCATGATGCAAAGACCAGTGAGTGTCATTTCATTGAAAGGTGCAATGGCATGGTGTCAGACACACCACCCTCTAAAAATGATTCTAAATAGTGTAAAAGCAGCCTGGGGTGCATATCCCATGCATCTCTCCCCTTTGGGGCTGGGCATACTCCTTACGCCATAACCCTAAGCTGCCTGGATTGTGACAGAGGCACAAGAGACAGCTTAGCAATGTGGGTTTGAGGATGACAAGTCCTCCTAGCTAATGCAGAGAATCATTTAAACTTAGTTCGCTTGGTGAGCTCCTGCTCATGTTTGTCAGGCTTGCCATGAGGGATTTAACTTTATGGGCATAGTAGTCCCTTAAATTGATGGAAGGGACTTCCTTCATTCCATCTCCAAAGTCACAGCTGCGCATGGCACTCTCGAGTTGTTTTTGGCGTCGATAAAAGTGGGAGAATTTATTGAAGATCAAGGTGATGGGCAGTACCACCACTAGGATGCCTGCCAGGATGCAGGCAGAGGCAGTCAGCTTCCCTGCTGTGGTCCCTGGGACCACATCCCCGTACCCCACAGTGGTCATACTGACCGTAGCCCACCACCAGCAGGCAGGGATTGTGGCCAGGCCCTCGTTCTCCTCCTTTTCGATGGTGTAAGCCACTACCGAGAAGATGGAAATTCCCACGGAGAGGTAGAGCAAAAGCAGCCCTACTTCTTTGTAGCTGTATTTCAGGGTGGCCCCCAGGGAGCGGAGGCCAGTGGAGTGCCTAGCCAGCTTTAAGATGCGGAAAATCCGCATCAGCCTCAGGACCTGAGCCACCCTGCCCAAGTTGGCCAGGGTAGGTGTGCTCTCCACCACCAGGTTCACCACCAGAGTGATGTAAAAGGGGACGATGGACATGAGGTCGATAAGGTTTAGGGCATTCTTGAAAAACTTGAGGAAGTCAGGGGCCACAGCAAACCTGGCCACCAGCTCAAATGTGAACCAGGCGATGCCAAAGTGCTCCACG is part of the Equus quagga isolate Etosha38 chromosome 16, UCLA_HA_Equagga_1.0, whole genome shotgun sequence genome and harbors:
- the KCNS2 gene encoding potassium voltage-gated channel subfamily S member 2 → MTGQSLWDLSEANVEDGEIRINVGGFKRRLRSHTLLRFPETRLGRLLLCHSREAILELCDDYDDVQREFYFDRNPELFPYVLHFYHTGKLHVMAELCVFSFSQEIEYWGINEFFIDSCCSYSYHGRKVEPEQEKWDEQSDQESTTSSFDEILAFYNDASKFDGQPLGNFRRQLWLALDNPGYSVLSRVFSVLSILVVLGSIITMCLNSLPDFQIPDSQGNPGEDPRFEIVEHFGIAWFTFELVARFAVAPDFLKFFKNALNLIDLMSIVPFYITLVVNLVVESTPTLANLGRVAQVLRLMRIFRILKLARHSTGLRSLGATLKYSYKEVGLLLLYLSVGISIFSVVAYTIEKEENEGLATIPACWWWATVSMTTVGYGDVVPGTTAGKLTASACILAGILVVVLPITLIFNKFSHFYRRQKQLESAMRSCDFGDGMKEVPSINLRDYYAHKVKSLMASLTNMSRSSPSELSLNDSLH